The genome window GTACTGCAGGGTTTACGGACATCTACCAGCTTATTGAGCAAACCATTCCTGGAGTGACTGTTAATATTGATTCTGTTCGATTTACACGTTATGAAGGAAGTCCTCTTTTTATAATAGATGGTTTCGAGGTGATTGATAATTTACAGTTAGGCTTTGTTTTGCCTGCTGATGTTGTAAAAATAGATGCAGTCAGAAGCACCCAGGCGACAGCGTATTATGGAAATGCGGCGGCAAATGGTGTTATCGCAATTACTACAAATGGGAATGCTGGTAATAAGCCTAAAAAAGAAACTTTTCATTCTATTAAGAAAGAATTGGAAGGATTTTATACAGCACGTATTTTTTATGTACCCAATCCGGAAAAACCGAATTTAGAACTGGATGATAAAGCGGCTTTAAGAAACACAATTTATTGGAATCCGTATGTGCATCCTGATAAAACAGGCAATGCTGTTTTAAATTATTTTAACAGCGGTGTCGAAACGAAAGTAAAAGTCGCTTTAGAGGGAATTACAGGTACTGGAATTCCAGTTGTAAAAAAGATTTATTATGCAATTAAGAAATAATTTTTTTAAAAGTATTTTCTGTAATTTTTTATGGTTTTTTGTGAGTTTAGAAATTTTTTGTTTCAATATTTAAGAATGACATTTTTTTGATATCCTTTTTTTAGAGTTAATACAATTTGTAGTAATTGGATTTAAATATTACGCAGGAACAATCTTATGGATAAAATTGTTTTCAAATTCAATAAATAATAATTTTATGAAAAAATAATGAATAAAAATCGCACACATAAATAATAAATCACTAAATTTGAGTTAGTTATAAAAAAGGTTAACCAACTTAATTTTATTGTTATGAGCGCAAAAGATGTATTAATTATTAAGTACGCAGCAGACTTAAAAGAAAAATGCGGGATTAATCCAGATATGGATTTATTAACTAAAGTTACAATAGGCTGCGGTCCGTCTATATATAATCCTGATTCTTCTGTTATTGCTGGAACACAGCAATCAGAAATAGTCACTGTAAAGAAAAATTTTTTGATTAAAAAACTAGGCTTACCTGATACTCCAGCCCTTAAAGCAGGAATTGATGCTGTATTAAAGCAATATGGAGAGTCTAATAAAAATAAATATCGTGCAGTTGTTTACTATTTGTTAACTCTTCATTTTGGAAGGGAAAGTGCTTACAGTTAGAGTTTTGAATATTATTTGAAAAGCGTCTCATTGAGGCGCTTTTTTTTGCAGTAAATTAAGGAAAATTGTGGCTAAACTGAAATGTCAAATAGCTGATAGTGTCATTTCAGTTTATAAAATTTAGTCAATTGTTAAGCGGCTGAACCGATTAAAATTGATTAAAAAAGTTATTCGGGACAGTACAGGATGATTTTGTAAAAACATTGGATTTATTTTAGCATTGAAAAGAAAATCAAAATAATCATTATGAATCAATCGGATACATTGAAACAGGAAATGAAGAATATATTTTTAATAATATTTTTTCTGGGTTTACCCTTAATGGCAGATGCACAATTAAAAAACATAAAAAATGATGTGTTTTGGGATACTCAAAAAGGAACGCCAATCTACAGTCAAGGAGGAGGAATCTTTCGTTTTCCCGACCCAAAAACAGGCGAAAAAAAATATTATTGGTACGGAGTTCAATACCAAGAAGCCGATATTTACCGCAAAAATCCTTCGGTTACATTAAAAAATGCCACATTTGAGTCGGTTACCTGTTATAGTTCTACTGATCTTGTGAATTGGAATGTTGAGGGAGATGTTTTGACAAAGGCAGTAACAAATCCTGAAGGAAAGGGAACTTGGGTAGGACGTCTTGGAGTTACATTTATTAAGGAAATGAATAAGTACGCTATGTTTGTACAGCATGGTTCAGAAGTACTTATTGCTTTGGCCGATTCACCGACAGGTAATTTTTCTTGGCATCAAAAAATTAATATGCAGCCTCTAATTGGTACTACAAATACGGGTGATCAAACCGTATTTACTGATGATGACGGTAAATCATATCTTATTTATTCGTATGGAAAGGGACGCAATAAAATTTATGTTTCTGAAATTGGAGTTGTCGACGGAAAAGTTAATCTTTTAGACTGCAGCAAAGTTTTTGAAGGAGAGAGTCGAGAAGGAAATTGTATGTTCAAATACAAAAATAAGTATTACATGGCTGCTTCTAATATTTATGGCTGGGATTCTTCGTTTGCTTATTATTTGGTTTCAGATAACATTCGGGGGCCTTATACACCAGCAAATAATATGCAGATTATGAAAGGTTCTTCAGAGGATTATGCGCATGTCACACAAACTGGCTTTTTTTACACGATAAAAGGGAGTAAAGAAGAAACTGTTTTATATTGTGGCGATCGCTGGGCAGATTTTGCAGGAAATGGTCTGGGTTACAACCAATGGTTCCCACTTTCGTTTGATGGTGCTGTGCCGTATTTCAATTCATTGAGCTCATGGAATCTTGACGAAAAAACGGGTGAATGGGCAGTGGCAAGCGATAATAATTTTGTAATGAATGGCAGTTTTGAAGCCGATCGGAATAAAATACCAAGTAATTTTAAACCAGTTCAAGAACAGCTTTTAGGATGGAATACAGAAATCATTAAAGGAAACAAAATAAGTACAACCGAGGCAAGTTCACCAACTTTAAATTATTTTAATACTGAACAGGACAGAAAAGAAGTAACAGGTGAAAAAAGTCTGCAGATAAGTGATAATATAGATTTTAGCAGAAAAATTAAGCAGATTATTTCTTCGTCTCCTTATGTTCCTTTAAAAGATGGTTTGTATACTTTGACTGCTAGAGTAAAAAACTCAAATGGTTTTGATGAATTGATGATGTATGCAGTAAGTAATAAAAAAACATTTAATGTCAAAATTACCAAAGAAAATAATGCTTGGGTAACCATCTCTATTTCAAATGTTGCCATAAAAAATGGAAGTATCGAAATCGGGTTTTTGGCTTCTGCCAAAGCAGATTCCTTTTGTATGATTGATGATATTACATTGGTTAAAAACAAATAAAATTTTTCTAAAGGAGATTTTACATCAGGAAATCTCCAGGGCATTCGCTTTTAAAAATTTTAATAAGCTATAAAAGAGTCTTATGTTTGTACTGTAATTGCAGTGGGTCTGCCATAAAAAAAAAGATCTCTAGTGGCTGCACTAAATTAGAAAACTTATTTTTCAAAGAGATCTTTACTACTTTCAAAGATCCGAGAAGAACCACCAAAGGAAATATAAAATACAGCTAAGAGTAAATCATTTTTCTCAAGCTTTCGG of Flavobacterium marginilacus contains these proteins:
- a CDS encoding DUF2853 family protein, encoding MSAKDVLIIKYAADLKEKCGINPDMDLLTKVTIGCGPSIYNPDSSVIAGTQQSEIVTVKKNFLIKKLGLPDTPALKAGIDAVLKQYGESNKNKYRAVVYYLLTLHFGRESAYS
- a CDS encoding family 43 glycosylhydrolase, with amino-acid sequence MNQSDTLKQEMKNIFLIIFFLGLPLMADAQLKNIKNDVFWDTQKGTPIYSQGGGIFRFPDPKTGEKKYYWYGVQYQEADIYRKNPSVTLKNATFESVTCYSSTDLVNWNVEGDVLTKAVTNPEGKGTWVGRLGVTFIKEMNKYAMFVQHGSEVLIALADSPTGNFSWHQKINMQPLIGTTNTGDQTVFTDDDGKSYLIYSYGKGRNKIYVSEIGVVDGKVNLLDCSKVFEGESREGNCMFKYKNKYYMAASNIYGWDSSFAYYLVSDNIRGPYTPANNMQIMKGSSEDYAHVTQTGFFYTIKGSKEETVLYCGDRWADFAGNGLGYNQWFPLSFDGAVPYFNSLSSWNLDEKTGEWAVASDNNFVMNGSFEADRNKIPSNFKPVQEQLLGWNTEIIKGNKISTTEASSPTLNYFNTEQDRKEVTGEKSLQISDNIDFSRKIKQIISSSPYVPLKDGLYTLTARVKNSNGFDELMMYAVSNKKTFNVKITKENNAWVTISISNVAIKNGSIEIGFLASAKADSFCMIDDITLVKNK